The Amycolatopsis viridis genome window below encodes:
- the cobM gene encoding precorrin-4 C(11)-methyltransferase, which yields MTVFFIGAGPGAADLITVRGRDLLARCGVCLYPGSLTPPDLLAHCPAEARRIDTADLSLDQITGELVAADRAGHDVARLCSGDPSIYSAVAEQMRRLDAAGVRYEVVPGVPAFAAAAAELGRELTVPAIGQSLVITRVQARSTAMPPGETLATFAASGTTLAVHLAINRIEQVVSELLPHYGGDCPVAVVHRASQPGQRILRGTLSGIAPEVRAAGIGSAAVIFVGRVLAASGFPDSYLYSAARDRAEKIRPR from the coding sequence ATGACCGTGTTCTTCATCGGCGCCGGCCCCGGCGCGGCGGACCTGATCACCGTGCGCGGGCGTGATCTGCTGGCGCGCTGCGGCGTGTGCCTCTACCCCGGCAGCCTGACCCCGCCCGACCTGCTCGCGCACTGCCCGGCCGAGGCGCGCCGCATCGACACGGCGGACCTGTCGCTGGACCAGATCACCGGCGAGCTGGTCGCGGCCGACCGGGCCGGGCACGACGTGGCACGGCTGTGTTCCGGCGACCCGTCGATCTACAGCGCGGTCGCCGAGCAGATGCGCCGGCTGGACGCGGCCGGTGTGCGGTACGAGGTGGTGCCGGGGGTGCCCGCGTTCGCCGCGGCGGCCGCCGAGCTGGGACGGGAGCTGACGGTGCCGGCGATCGGGCAGAGCCTGGTCATCACGCGGGTTCAGGCGCGCTCGACCGCCATGCCACCGGGCGAAACGCTGGCCACGTTCGCCGCGAGCGGCACGACGCTGGCAGTGCACCTGGCGATCAACCGCATCGAGCAGGTCGTGTCGGAGCTGCTGCCGCACTACGGCGGCGACTGCCCGGTGGCCGTGGTGCACCGCGCGAGCCAGCCGGGGCAGCGCATCCTGCGCGGCACGCTGTCGGGCATCGCGCCGGAAGTGCGCGCGGCGGGGATCGGCTCGGCCGCGGTGATCTTCGTCGGCCGGGTCCTGGCGGCGAGCGGCTTCCCGGACAGCTACCTGTACTCGGCGGCTCGGGACCGGGCGGAGAAGATCAGGCCCCGCTGA
- a CDS encoding putative cobaltochelatase — protein MRPYPFTAVVGMPDLRLGLVLSAISPAIGGVLVRGEKGTAKSTMVRALAGLLPEVDVVEGCRFSCDPAAPDPDCPDAPHAARAVRRPARLVELPVGAAEDRVIGSLNLERALTEGVTDFQPGLLAAAHRGLLYVDEVNLLHDHLVDTLLDAAAMGRATVEREGVSVSHAARFVLIGTMNPEEGELRPQLLDRFGLTVEVAASRDPEQRAQVIRRRLAYEADPDSFADGYADSDAQLAAEIAAAQKLLPAVELTDDALRRIAEVCAAFEVDGMRADIVTARTAVAHAAWSGRTEVTSEDIRVAARLALPHRRRRNPFDAPGIDEEQLEQALRDTEPPEDPGPPDDDGPGSGAPPGNGEHGDGSGEHGDGNGEHGDGSGEHGGGSGEHGGGQRTVGAGKPYRARMFSVAGVGAGAHGRRSRALTDAGRTIGVRPPGTRQGRPHLVATVRAAAPHQRSRGRDGAGLVLRPGDLRFALREGREGNLVLFCVDASGSMGARARMREVKAAVLSLLLDAYQRRDKVGLVTFRAGAAELALPPTISVEAAAVRLEALPSGGRTPLAEGLLEAARVLRVEAVRDPRRRPLLVVVTDGRATSGADAVARAHAAAQVLAAAGVASVVMDCETGRMRLGLAAELAAHLGGEHVPLGEVAADALATEVRRRAA, from the coding sequence TTGAGGCCGTATCCGTTCACCGCTGTCGTCGGGATGCCGGACCTCCGGCTCGGACTGGTGCTCTCGGCGATTTCCCCGGCCATCGGCGGCGTCCTGGTGCGGGGCGAGAAGGGCACCGCGAAGTCGACCATGGTGCGCGCGCTGGCCGGTCTGCTGCCCGAGGTCGACGTCGTCGAGGGCTGCCGCTTCTCCTGCGACCCCGCGGCACCGGACCCGGACTGCCCGGACGCCCCGCACGCGGCGCGCGCGGTCCGCCGGCCCGCGCGGCTGGTCGAACTCCCGGTCGGGGCGGCCGAGGACCGCGTGATCGGCTCGCTCAACCTGGAACGCGCCCTCACCGAGGGCGTCACCGACTTCCAGCCCGGGTTGCTCGCCGCCGCGCACCGCGGTCTGCTCTACGTCGACGAGGTCAACCTGCTGCACGACCACCTCGTCGACACGCTGCTCGACGCCGCGGCCATGGGCCGCGCGACGGTCGAACGCGAGGGTGTGTCGGTGTCGCACGCGGCGCGGTTCGTGCTGATCGGCACCATGAACCCGGAGGAGGGCGAGCTGCGGCCGCAGCTGCTCGACCGCTTCGGCCTCACGGTCGAGGTCGCCGCGAGCCGCGACCCGGAGCAGCGCGCCCAGGTGATCCGCCGCCGGCTGGCCTACGAGGCCGATCCGGATTCCTTCGCCGACGGCTACGCCGACTCCGACGCCCAGCTCGCGGCCGAGATCGCTGCGGCGCAGAAGCTGCTGCCCGCGGTTGAGCTGACCGACGACGCGCTGCGGCGGATCGCCGAGGTGTGTGCCGCGTTCGAAGTGGACGGGATGCGCGCGGACATCGTCACCGCACGCACCGCCGTCGCGCACGCGGCGTGGAGCGGACGCACCGAGGTGACGAGCGAGGACATCCGCGTCGCCGCGCGGCTGGCGTTGCCGCACCGGCGTCGCCGCAACCCGTTCGACGCGCCCGGCATCGACGAGGAGCAGCTGGAGCAGGCGCTGCGGGACACCGAGCCGCCGGAGGACCCGGGCCCGCCGGACGACGACGGTCCCGGCTCCGGCGCGCCGCCCGGGAACGGCGAACACGGTGACGGGAGCGGCGAACACGGTGACGGGAACGGCGAACACGGTGACGGGAGCGGCGAACACGGTGGCGGGAGCGGCGAACACGGTGGGGGGCAGCGGACGGTGGGTGCCGGAAAGCCTTATCGCGCGAGGATGTTCAGCGTCGCCGGGGTGGGGGCCGGCGCGCACGGGAGGCGGTCGCGTGCCCTGACCGACGCCGGACGCACCATCGGTGTCCGGCCGCCGGGAACCCGGCAGGGACGGCCGCACCTGGTCGCGACCGTGCGGGCGGCGGCGCCGCACCAGCGCTCCCGCGGCCGCGACGGCGCCGGTCTGGTGCTGCGGCCCGGCGATCTGCGGTTCGCGCTGCGCGAGGGCCGCGAGGGCAACCTGGTGCTGTTCTGCGTGGACGCATCCGGCTCGATGGGGGCGCGGGCGCGGATGCGCGAGGTCAAGGCCGCGGTGCTGTCCCTGCTGCTAGACGCCTACCAGCGGCGGGACAAGGTGGGGCTGGTGACGTTCCGCGCCGGTGCCGCGGAGCTGGCGCTGCCGCCGACGATCAGCGTCGAGGCGGCCGCCGTGCGGCTCGAAGCGCTGCCGTCCGGCGGCCGGACGCCGCTCGCCGAGGGGCTGCTGGAGGCCGCGCGGGTGCTGCGTGTCGAGGCCGTCCGCGATCCGCGCCGCCGACCGCTGCTGGTCGTGGTCACCGACGGCCGGGCGACCAGCGGCGCGGACGCCGTGGCGCGTGCGCACGCCGCGGCGCAGGTGCTGGCCGCGGCCGGGGTGGCGTCGGTGGTGATGGACTGCGAAACCGGCCGCATGCGCCTGGGGCTCGCCGCGGAACTGGCCGCCCACCTCGGTGGCGAGCACGTGCCGCTGGGCGAGGTCGCCGCGGACGCACTGGCCACCGAGGTCCGCCGGAGGGCTGCCTGA
- a CDS encoding cobalt-precorrin-6A reductase: MLGGTGEARALAAGLVSRGVAVTSSLAGRVASPRLPAGAVRVGGFGGPDGLARWLTEHGTAAVVDATHPFAERIGASAVTAAARARVPLLRLQRPGWRQGPGDDWHWVDTLEEAATLVERLGDRIFLTSGRQGLAAFARCTRPHFLARCVDPPEPPLPPRLEVLLDRGPYTVEGETALLREHRIDVLVTKDSGGAMTTAKLVAARQEGVPVVVVRRPPRPPGPPAPTVADVAAALDWVSAILGT; encoded by the coding sequence GTGCTGGGCGGCACCGGTGAGGCCCGTGCGCTGGCCGCGGGGCTGGTCTCCCGCGGCGTCGCGGTCACCTCGTCGCTCGCCGGACGGGTCGCCAGCCCGCGCCTGCCGGCCGGCGCGGTCCGCGTCGGTGGTTTCGGCGGTCCGGACGGTCTCGCGCGCTGGCTGACCGAGCACGGCACCGCCGCGGTGGTGGACGCCACGCACCCGTTCGCCGAGCGCATCGGCGCGTCCGCCGTGACCGCGGCGGCCCGGGCGCGGGTCCCGCTGCTGCGGCTGCAACGTCCCGGCTGGCGGCAGGGCCCTGGCGACGACTGGCACTGGGTGGACACGCTCGAGGAGGCCGCCACCCTCGTCGAGCGGCTCGGCGACCGGATCTTCCTCACCAGCGGCCGCCAGGGCCTGGCCGCCTTCGCCCGCTGCACCCGGCCGCACTTCCTGGCCCGCTGCGTCGACCCGCCGGAGCCGCCGCTGCCGCCGCGGCTGGAGGTCCTCCTCGACCGCGGCCCCTACACGGTCGAGGGCGAGACCGCGTTGCTGCGTGAGCACCGCATCGACGTGCTGGTGACCAAGGACAGCGGCGGCGCGATGACCACCGCGAAGCTGGTCGCGGCCCGGCAGGAGGGGGTACCGGTGGTGGTCGTGCGGCGCCCGCCTCGACCGCCCGGACCGCCCGCGCCGACCGTCGCCGACGTGGCTGCCGCGCTGGATTGGGTGTCGGCGATCCTGGGGACGTGA
- a CDS encoding precorrin-2 C(20)-methyltransferase, whose product MKTGKLWGVGLGPGDPELMTVKAARLIGEAGVIAYHCARHGRSIARSVAEPYLRAGQIEERLMYPVTTEGTDHPGGYEGAIAEFYELSAKRLAEHLDAGRDVVLLCEGDPFFFGSYMYMHERLADRYEAEAVPGVTSVSAASAVLGKPLVQRDEVLTVLPGTLPAPELARRLADTQAAAVMKLGRTFGSVREALAESGRLDEAYYVERATWSGQRVEPFADVDPASVPYFSLALVPSPAAASRTAPAAGTAAAAAEGGEVVVVGLGPAGPEWLTPEASEALAAAEHIVGYGPYVAKAPQRAGQVRHASGNRVEADRARHALELAAAGARVAVVSSGDPGVFAMASAVLEQAAELAEPVPVRVVPGVTAASAAAARAGAPLGHDYCVLSLSDRLKPWEVIERRLDAAGAADLVVAMYNPASKTRTEQLARAREVLLRHRAGATPVVVARDVGGAAESVTVTTLDEFDPGTVDMRCLVIVGSSRTRVTHGQVWTPRSY is encoded by the coding sequence ATGAAGACGGGCAAGTTGTGGGGCGTCGGGCTCGGCCCGGGCGACCCGGAGCTGATGACGGTCAAGGCCGCGCGGCTGATCGGCGAGGCCGGCGTGATCGCCTACCACTGCGCGCGGCACGGGCGCAGCATCGCGCGGTCGGTCGCCGAACCGTACCTGCGCGCGGGGCAGATCGAGGAACGCCTGATGTACCCAGTCACCACCGAGGGCACCGACCACCCGGGCGGGTACGAGGGCGCCATCGCCGAGTTCTACGAGCTCAGCGCGAAGCGGCTCGCCGAGCACCTGGACGCCGGTCGGGACGTGGTGCTGCTGTGCGAGGGCGACCCGTTCTTCTTCGGCTCCTACATGTACATGCACGAGCGGCTCGCCGACCGGTACGAGGCCGAGGCGGTGCCCGGCGTGACCTCGGTGTCGGCCGCTTCGGCGGTGCTCGGCAAACCGCTGGTGCAGCGCGACGAGGTGCTGACGGTGCTGCCCGGCACGCTGCCCGCCCCGGAACTGGCCCGGCGGCTGGCGGACACCCAGGCCGCAGCGGTGATGAAGCTGGGCCGCACGTTCGGCTCGGTGCGCGAGGCGCTGGCCGAGTCGGGACGGCTGGACGAGGCGTACTACGTCGAGCGGGCCACCTGGTCCGGCCAGCGGGTCGAACCGTTCGCCGACGTCGATCCGGCGTCGGTGCCGTACTTCTCGCTGGCGCTGGTCCCGAGCCCGGCCGCCGCGTCCCGCACGGCTCCGGCGGCCGGGACCGCGGCGGCCGCTGCCGAGGGCGGCGAGGTGGTGGTCGTCGGGCTGGGTCCGGCCGGACCGGAGTGGCTGACCCCCGAGGCGTCGGAGGCGCTGGCCGCGGCCGAGCACATCGTCGGGTACGGCCCGTACGTGGCGAAGGCGCCGCAGCGGGCCGGGCAGGTGCGGCACGCGTCGGGCAACCGCGTCGAGGCGGACCGGGCACGGCACGCACTGGAACTGGCCGCCGCCGGAGCCCGCGTGGCGGTGGTGTCCTCCGGTGATCCTGGAGTGTTCGCCATGGCCTCGGCGGTGCTGGAACAGGCGGCCGAACTGGCCGAACCGGTGCCGGTGCGGGTCGTTCCCGGCGTGACGGCCGCCTCCGCCGCGGCGGCCCGGGCCGGGGCGCCGCTGGGCCACGACTACTGCGTCCTGTCGCTGTCCGACCGGCTCAAGCCGTGGGAGGTCATCGAGCGGCGGCTGGACGCGGCCGGGGCCGCCGACCTCGTCGTGGCCATGTACAACCCGGCGTCGAAGACCCGCACCGAGCAGCTGGCGCGGGCCCGCGAGGTGCTGCTCCGGCACCGCGCCGGGGCCACACCGGTCGTGGTGGCGCGCGACGTCGGCGGCGCCGCGGAGTCGGTCACCGTGACCACGCTGGACGAGTTCGATCCCGGCACGGTCGACATGCGGTGCCTGGTGATCGTCGGGTCCTCACGCACGCGGGTGACCCACGGGCAGGTGTGGACGCCCCGGTCGTACTGA
- a CDS encoding cobalt-precorrin-5B (C(1))-methyltransferase, translating into MRYGWTTGACATAATTAAYTALLTGEFPDPVEVWLPQGRRPAFALATERLDAESATAGVIKDAGDDPDVTHGALILSTVRRGQPGSGVTFRAGAGVGTVTLPGLPLAVGEPAINPVPRRLMTEAVRRVAAAHRDPGDVVVEISVPEGEELARRTWNPRLGIVGGLSILGTTGVVVPYSCSAWIDSIRRGVDVARALGHQHLAGATGSTSERVVAQRYSLPETALLDMGDFAGAVLKYVKRHPVPRLTIAGGFAKMSKLAAGHLDLHSKRSQVDLELLAGLAPEPLAARIRAANTALHALQLSQAEGFPIGDLVAARAREFAASVLAPAPVEVDVLVIDRAGTVVGVSGA; encoded by the coding sequence ATGAGGTACGGGTGGACCACTGGAGCGTGTGCGACCGCGGCCACCACGGCCGCGTACACCGCCCTGCTCACCGGCGAGTTCCCCGACCCGGTCGAGGTCTGGCTGCCGCAGGGACGGCGCCCGGCGTTCGCGCTGGCCACCGAGCGGCTGGACGCGGAGTCGGCCACCGCCGGGGTGATCAAGGACGCGGGCGACGACCCGGACGTGACCCACGGCGCGCTGATCCTGTCCACGGTCCGCCGCGGGCAGCCGGGGAGCGGGGTGACGTTCCGGGCGGGTGCGGGCGTCGGCACGGTGACGCTGCCGGGACTACCGCTGGCAGTGGGGGAGCCGGCGATCAACCCGGTGCCGCGCCGGCTGATGACCGAGGCGGTGCGGCGGGTCGCCGCGGCGCACCGCGACCCCGGGGACGTGGTGGTCGAGATCTCCGTGCCGGAGGGCGAGGAGCTGGCGCGGCGGACGTGGAACCCGCGGCTGGGTATCGTCGGCGGCCTGTCGATCCTCGGCACCACCGGGGTGGTGGTGCCGTACTCGTGCTCGGCGTGGATCGACAGCATCCGGCGTGGCGTGGACGTGGCACGGGCACTGGGGCACCAGCACCTGGCGGGCGCGACCGGCAGCACCTCGGAGCGGGTGGTGGCGCAGCGGTACAGCCTGCCCGAAACGGCGCTGCTCGACATGGGCGACTTCGCCGGCGCGGTGCTGAAGTACGTCAAGCGGCACCCGGTGCCGCGGCTGACCATCGCCGGCGGGTTCGCGAAGATGTCCAAGCTCGCGGCCGGGCACCTGGACCTGCACTCGAAACGGTCGCAGGTGGACCTGGAGCTGCTGGCCGGGCTCGCGCCGGAACCCCTGGCCGCGCGGATCCGGGCGGCGAACACGGCGTTGCACGCGTTGCAGCTGTCCCAGGCGGAGGGGTTCCCGATCGGGGATCTCGTCGCCGCACGGGCCCGCGAATTCGCGGCCTCGGTCCTGGCCCCGGCGCCGGTCGAGGTGGACGTCCTGGTGATCGACCGCGCCGGGACGGTGGTCGGGGTCAGCGGGGCCTGA
- the cbiE gene encoding precorrin-6y C5,15-methyltransferase (decarboxylating) subunit CbiE: protein MRIVVVGVPADGWAGLAESARAEIRAAEVVFGGHRQLGLVPADVEKVPWPSPLLPALDGLFAAHRGRRICVLASGDPMLSGIGTTLVRRFGAEHVRIVPAVSSVALARARMGWSAEETEVVSVVGRSVHRVSRALAPGARLVVLSSDGATPAQLASVLTQRGFGESKLTVLEQLGGPAERRTDGRARDWPHPPGDALNVVAIECAGPALPTLPTLPGLPDDAFEHDGQITKRDLRASALARLAPVAGELLWDVGAGAGSVGIEWSRAHPANRAVAVERNESRAARIRRNADRLGVPELRVVTGTAPGVLTDLPDPDAVFVGGGLASLDACREALRPGGRLVAHAVTLESEQALARAYREHGGELVRIAVEHAAPLGGFTGWTPARTVTQWSFVK from the coding sequence GTGAGGATCGTCGTTGTGGGTGTCCCGGCCGACGGGTGGGCCGGGCTGGCCGAGTCCGCGCGCGCGGAGATCCGGGCCGCCGAGGTGGTCTTCGGCGGGCACCGCCAGCTCGGCCTCGTGCCCGCGGACGTCGAGAAGGTGCCCTGGCCAAGCCCGTTGCTGCCCGCGCTGGACGGTCTGTTCGCCGCCCACCGCGGGCGCCGGATCTGCGTGCTCGCCAGCGGCGACCCGATGCTGTCCGGCATCGGGACGACGCTGGTCAGGCGGTTCGGCGCGGAGCACGTGCGGATCGTGCCCGCGGTGTCGTCGGTCGCGCTGGCCCGGGCGCGCATGGGCTGGTCCGCGGAAGAGACCGAGGTGGTCAGCGTCGTCGGGCGCAGCGTGCACCGGGTGAGCCGGGCGCTCGCGCCGGGCGCGCGGCTGGTGGTGCTCAGCTCCGACGGTGCGACGCCCGCGCAGCTGGCCTCGGTGCTGACCCAGCGCGGCTTCGGCGAGAGCAAGCTCACGGTCCTGGAACAGCTCGGCGGCCCGGCCGAGCGGCGCACCGACGGCCGGGCGCGGGACTGGCCGCATCCGCCGGGGGACGCGCTGAACGTCGTCGCGATCGAGTGCGCGGGACCGGCCCTGCCGACCCTGCCGACGCTGCCCGGCCTGCCGGACGACGCCTTCGAACACGACGGGCAGATCACCAAGCGGGACCTGCGGGCGTCCGCGCTGGCCCGGCTGGCACCGGTGGCCGGTGAGCTGCTGTGGGACGTGGGCGCGGGTGCGGGGAGCGTCGGGATCGAGTGGTCCCGGGCGCACCCGGCCAACCGCGCGGTCGCGGTGGAGCGCAACGAGTCACGCGCGGCGCGGATCCGGCGCAACGCGGACCGGCTGGGGGTGCCCGAGTTGCGGGTGGTGACTGGTACGGCGCCCGGGGTGCTGACGGACCTGCCCGACCCGGACGCGGTGTTCGTCGGCGGCGGTCTCGCGTCGCTGGACGCCTGCCGCGAGGCGCTGCGGCCGGGCGGGCGGCTGGTCGCGCACGCGGTCACGCTCGAATCGGAGCAGGCGCTGGCCCGCGCCTACCGGGAGCACGGCGGGGAGCTCGTGCGCATCGCGGTCGAGCACGCCGCGCCGCTCGGAGGATTCACCGGCTGGACGCCGGCCCGGACCGTCACGCAATGGAGTTTCGTGAAATGA
- a CDS encoding arabinosyltransferase domain-containing protein: MTGPDQPGTAESTPPARPHTFLWRLLAIVLGVFAAACAIAFPLLPTIQDTAKIVWPAGSDTRPVNAPLVGYWAQDMQVDLPCATIKSVDARAAGAALLFSTVPQARVGDGVGMQLTVDDNVLSATSRGQQVARQPLPGSGCDVHLRSSATHTTLTVAGTPVYDSGGDVRPRVLGIYTDISSARDPIGGLSVGITPDTRYQSSPTGLKVGIGVFGVLSLIGCLIAVNRLDSGSARRAPRWAPIGWWKLTKRDVLVFGVLSAWVFVGPVTADDGYIMTMARVAGQVGYLTNYHRWFGVAEAPFGWNDHIYELMAVVSTVPPWIRLPSFLLGVLSWLLISREVLPRLGKEVRLSPAAGWAAAVVFLVWWLPFNNGVRPEPWAAFGSLIALCAVERALVTRRLLPLCLGLIGAAFALAATPTALIAVAPFLVAAKPLFHLLRSRARESGWLAVLAPIAAAGFIVLIVVFVDQTFATVMEATRLRGTVGPNKSWYEELARYELLFENNADGAMSRRFPVLLLILCTGTCLVVLLRRGRIQGAALGPARRLIGTVALFFLLLALTPTKWTHHFGAFAGVGAAMAALTALATGSTVLRSRRNRAAFTAGLLVVAALAATGPNAYWFVSSLGVPWWDKPPSLKGWDLSTVLLAGAAVAAVFAFVENVRMQRPAAPPPVRERRGRALRLGAASLVVVCGAVVVFEVASMAKSIQKQLSTGSYSLAAANVDHLFGKSCNLSDHVMVEQDPVSSMLKPVSSPTVPAAAPPAQNTALPRPEDTGNDKTSAGFHTESTADGDPLNSPPHGFTTATVPMWSSYHETSATGRLRTDWYALPEQHAGAQVTIAAAAPSAKATSVELEFGRNTPAGVEVVRSVTVLAPNVGTGATTANPRWADGRVDIGDLPPDVNRVRVVAKDDDITTDGWVAVSAPRVPTFTTLTQRIGSAPVYMDWPAAFVYPCMNPVASHDGISQVPAYRITAGDLAGEAGVADEYGGGPNGWLQELADEPEVPSYLKGDTSGRSWGRLLQIEPYTDGVAPQVEHGTQTLWGWQSLGPGPHQPTGSTPTR; this comes from the coding sequence GTGACCGGCCCGGATCAGCCGGGCACGGCGGAGAGCACCCCACCGGCGCGGCCGCACACGTTCTTGTGGCGGCTGCTCGCCATCGTGCTGGGCGTGTTCGCCGCCGCCTGCGCGATCGCTTTCCCGTTGCTGCCGACCATCCAGGACACGGCGAAGATCGTGTGGCCCGCCGGCAGCGACACCCGCCCGGTCAACGCCCCGCTCGTCGGCTACTGGGCGCAGGACATGCAGGTCGACCTGCCGTGCGCGACGATCAAATCGGTCGACGCCCGCGCCGCCGGCGCGGCGCTGCTGTTCTCCACCGTGCCGCAGGCCCGCGTGGGCGACGGCGTCGGCATGCAGCTGACCGTCGACGACAACGTGCTCAGCGCCACCAGCCGCGGACAGCAGGTCGCGCGCCAGCCGCTGCCGGGCTCCGGCTGCGACGTCCACCTGCGCTCGAGCGCGACGCACACCACGCTGACGGTGGCCGGCACGCCGGTCTACGACTCGGGCGGCGACGTGCGGCCACGGGTGCTGGGCATCTACACCGACATCTCCTCCGCGCGGGACCCGATCGGCGGCCTGTCCGTCGGCATCACCCCGGACACCCGCTACCAGTCCTCGCCGACCGGGCTGAAGGTCGGCATCGGCGTGTTCGGCGTGCTGTCGCTGATCGGCTGCCTGATCGCGGTCAACCGGCTGGATTCGGGCAGCGCGCGGCGGGCGCCGCGCTGGGCGCCGATCGGCTGGTGGAAGCTCACCAAACGGGACGTCCTGGTGTTCGGCGTGCTCAGCGCGTGGGTGTTCGTCGGGCCGGTGACCGCGGACGACGGCTACATCATGACCATGGCGCGGGTCGCCGGCCAGGTCGGCTACCTGACCAACTACCACCGGTGGTTCGGCGTCGCGGAGGCCCCGTTCGGGTGGAACGACCACATCTACGAGCTGATGGCCGTGGTGTCCACGGTGCCGCCGTGGATCCGGCTGCCGTCGTTCCTGCTGGGCGTGCTGAGCTGGCTGCTGATCAGCCGTGAGGTGCTGCCGCGGCTGGGCAAGGAGGTCCGGCTCAGCCCGGCGGCGGGCTGGGCCGCGGCCGTGGTGTTCCTGGTGTGGTGGCTGCCGTTCAACAACGGTGTCCGGCCCGAGCCGTGGGCCGCGTTCGGCTCGCTGATCGCGCTGTGCGCGGTGGAGCGGGCGCTGGTCACGCGGCGCCTGCTGCCGCTGTGCCTGGGCCTGATCGGCGCCGCGTTCGCGCTGGCCGCGACTCCGACGGCACTGATCGCGGTGGCGCCGTTCCTGGTCGCCGCGAAACCGCTGTTCCACCTGCTGCGCAGCCGCGCCCGCGAGTCCGGGTGGCTGGCGGTGCTCGCGCCGATCGCGGCGGCCGGGTTCATCGTGCTGATCGTCGTGTTCGTCGACCAGACCTTCGCCACCGTGATGGAGGCGACCCGGTTGCGCGGCACGGTCGGCCCGAACAAGTCGTGGTACGAGGAGCTGGCGCGGTACGAGCTGCTGTTCGAAAACAACGCGGACGGCGCCATGTCCCGCCGGTTCCCGGTGCTGCTGCTGATCCTGTGCACCGGCACCTGCCTGGTGGTGCTGCTGCGCCGCGGCCGCATCCAGGGCGCGGCACTCGGCCCGGCCCGCCGGCTGATCGGCACGGTGGCGCTGTTCTTCCTCCTGCTGGCCCTGACCCCGACCAAGTGGACGCACCACTTCGGCGCGTTCGCCGGTGTGGGCGCGGCGATGGCGGCGCTGACCGCGCTGGCGACCGGTTCGACGGTGCTGCGGTCGCGGCGCAACCGGGCGGCGTTCACCGCCGGGCTGCTGGTGGTGGCCGCGCTCGCGGCGACCGGCCCGAACGCCTACTGGTTCGTGTCCAGCCTGGGTGTCCCGTGGTGGGACAAGCCGCCGTCGCTCAAGGGCTGGGACCTGTCCACCGTGCTGCTCGCGGGCGCCGCGGTGGCAGCGGTGTTCGCGTTCGTCGAGAACGTGCGCATGCAGCGGCCGGCTGCGCCGCCACCGGTGCGGGAGCGTCGCGGCCGCGCGCTGCGGCTCGGCGCGGCGTCGCTGGTCGTGGTGTGCGGCGCGGTCGTGGTGTTCGAGGTCGCCAGCATGGCGAAGTCGATCCAGAAGCAGCTGTCCACGGGCAGCTACAGCCTCGCCGCGGCGAACGTGGACCACCTGTTCGGCAAGAGCTGCAACCTGTCCGACCACGTGATGGTGGAGCAGGACCCGGTGTCGAGCATGCTCAAGCCGGTCAGCTCGCCGACCGTGCCGGCGGCGGCACCCCCGGCGCAGAACACCGCGCTGCCCCGGCCGGAGGACACCGGCAACGACAAGACCTCGGCCGGTTTCCACACCGAGAGCACCGCCGACGGCGACCCGCTGAACAGCCCGCCGCACGGCTTCACCACCGCGACCGTGCCGATGTGGAGCAGCTACCACGAGACTTCGGCGACCGGACGCCTGCGCACCGACTGGTACGCGCTGCCGGAGCAGCACGCCGGTGCTCAGGTGACGATCGCGGCCGCGGCGCCGAGCGCCAAGGCGACGAGCGTCGAACTGGAGTTCGGCCGGAACACCCCGGCCGGGGTCGAGGTGGTCCGGTCGGTCACCGTGCTGGCCCCGAACGTGGGCACCGGCGCCACAACGGCCAACCCCAGGTGGGCGGACGGGCGGGTCGACATCGGCGATCTGCCGCCGGACGTGAACCGGGTGCGCGTGGTGGCCAAGGACGACGACATCACGACCGACGGGTGGGTCGCGGTGAGCGCCCCGCGCGTGCCGACGTTCACCACACTGACCCAGCGCATCGGCAGCGCCCCGGTGTACATGGACTGGCCCGCGGCGTTCGTCTACCCGTGCATGAACCCGGTCGCCTCGCACGACGGCATCTCGCAGGTCCCGGCGTACCGGATCACGGCGGGCGACCTCGCGGGTGAGGCCGGGGTGGCGGACGAATACGGCGGCGGCCCGAACGGGTGGCTCCAGGAACTGGCCGACGAACCGGAGGTGCCGAGCTACCTGAAGGGCGACACGTCCGGCCGGTCCTGGGGACGGCTGCTGCAGATCGAGCCGTACACCGACGGGGTCGCCCCGCAGGTGGAGCACGGGACGCAGACGCTGTGGGGCTGGCAGAGCCTCGGCCCCGGCCCGCACCAGCCGACCGGCTCCACCCCGACCCGCTAA